One stretch of Kluyveromyces marxianus DMKU3-1042 DNA, complete genome, chromosome 8 DNA includes these proteins:
- the FCY2 gene encoding cytosine permease, whose amino-acid sequence MSSPVYNEGYLSSDIEKQDPAESHVQELEKDHSVYTTTTEVSRLSWVNRLAVRVNAETKGIDPVTENEKDDTDIMNAATMWFSSNMVISAFSLGCLGISACGLNFGTSVLTIFFFTLLGVMPVAFFSVFGVELGLRQMVLSRFLVGNITARLFSFMNVIACVGWVSVNTMASASLLHMVNPGGHNCPPWAACLILIMCTIVVTFFGYRFIHLYEKWSWVPNFAVFLVIIACLAKSGNFTNGPWGGGPNTAAGVLSFGSSIFGYAAGWATYAADYTVYMPRQTNKKKVFFSVVLGLGLPLLFTMTLASAAMACTQTNKRWAELYDSHSVGGLCYAILVEDSLWGFGSFCCVLLAMSTVANNTPNMYSIALGTQAMWEPLAKIPRVFWTFVGNLAALAISIGAYYKFESFLSKFMDSIGYYIGIYIAISLSEHYIYRRGFTGYTVSDWNRWDKLPIGYAGCAALFIGAFGVAFGMSQSYWKGEIGRHIGSGGADIGFELGAGFAFIAYNICRPLELKYNGR is encoded by the coding sequence ATGTCCTCGCCCGTTTACAACGAAGGATACCTTTCCTCTGACATTGAGAAGCAAGACCCAGCAGAATCTCATGTCCAAGAGCTCGAAAAAGACCATTCGGTCTACACTACCACCACAGAGGTCTCAAGACTCTCCTGGGTCAATCGCTTAGCCGTCAGAGTGAATGCTGAGACAAAGGGTATTGACCCTGTCaccgaaaatgaaaaggatgACACCGACATTATGAATGCTGCAACAATGTGGTTCTCTAGCAACATGGTCATCTCCGCATTCTCCTTGGGTTGTCTCGGTATATCTGCATGTGGACTCAATTTCGGAACCTCCGTTCTTAccatctttttcttcactcTTCTCGGGGTTATGCCTGTGGCCTTCTTTTCGGTGTTTGGGGTCGAGCTAGGCCTTAGACAGATGGTGTTGTCCCGGTTCCTCGTGGGAAACATCACCGCTAgactcttctctttcatgAACGTCATAGCTTGTGTTGGATGGGTTTCCGTCAACACTATGGCGTCCGCGTCGCTCTTGCACATGGTAAACCCCGGTGGCCACAATTGTCCTCCATGGGCGGCCTGTTTGATCCTTATTATGTGCACCATTGTCGTCACATTCTTCGGGTACAGGTTCATTCACCTGTACGAGAAGTGGTCTTGGGTTCCGAATTTTGCCGTTTTCCTAGTGATAATTGCGTGCTTGGCCAAGTCTGGAAATTTTACCAATGGTCCTTGGGGTGGTGGACCCAATACTGCCGCTGGTGTGCTCTCCTTCGGTAGTTCTATCTTTGGCTATGCCGCTGGCTGGGCAACATACGCCGCCGATTACACCGTTTATATGCCAAGACAAAcaaataagaaaaaggtCTTCTTCAGCGTAGTGCTAGGCTTGGGATTACCATTGTTGTTCACCATGACACTGGCTTCTGCCGCCATGGCATGCACACAGACCAATAAGAGATGGGCGGAGTTATACGATTCCCACTCGGTAGGTGGCTTATGCTATGCTATCTTGGTTGAAGATTCCCTCTGGGGTTTTGGATCATTCTGCTGTGTGTTGCTGGCAATGTCCACTGTTGCAAACAACACGCCCAACATGTACTCTATTGCGTTGGGCACACAGGCAATGTGGGAGCCCCTTGCCAAGATTCCTCGTGTCTTCTGGACTTTTGTTGGCAATCTGGCTGCGCTAGCCATCTCCATCGGGGCCTACTACAAGTTCGAGTCATTCTTGAGCAAATTCATGGACTCCATCGGATACTATATTGGTATATACATTGctatctctctctcagAGCACTACATCTACAGACGCGGATTCACAGGTTACACTGTATCCGATTGGAACAGATGGGACAAGTTGCCAATTGGCTACGCTGGATGCGCAGCACTATTTATTGGAGCATTTGGCGTAGCGTTTGGCATGAGCCAATCTTACTGGAAAGGTGAAATTGGAAGGCATATTGGAAGCGGTGGAGCAGACATCGGTTTCGAATTAGGTGCCGGGTTTGCATTTATTGCATACAATATCTGCAGACCTCTTGAACTAAAATATAATGGTCGTTGA
- a CDS encoding flocculation protein FLO5: MWFALFQVLLLMGIPLVDCQSFNTDLNTVLGCAPKTNSLSKGFSVSYYHYPLIPSGSSGCYVDDRKTFLTDEYLHGGYATYGGGLIGSSTGVTNLTFHFHFPGGCLRPILGSLPSNYNNPPQFSMSNFSMLITGYFFAPKTGLYDFAITNGDDVMDINMGDGKAFGCCQLESTISNPAPFDISVVWPSSTGSGSFNLVGGYYYPLRILYINRYYEAIIAMSFKDPDGVVHNDFDGYVFTIPDGEKCPAPVATTTLPWTFQSTTTGTAIGTTTGVDGEAITEDFIVVRLPHIETAIAINTPWTGTYTTTVATATTTVTGSDRIPTIETIFSVETPQVETATTINAGWTGTYTTTYSTDISTETGADGIPTVRTNFLVETPQVETATTINAGWTGTYTTTYSTDISTETGADGVPTVKTNFLVETPQVETATTVNIPWTGTYTTTYSTTIATETGTDGIPTVKTNFLVETPQVETATTVNTPWTGTYTTTYSTGISTETGADGIPIVRTNFLVETPQVETATTINAAWTGTYTTTYSTTISTETGADGIPTVRTNFLVETPQVETATTINAGWTGTYTTTYSTDFVTVTGIDGIITLQAVYHVQTPTLKPSKFDNLSSTSNDTQAYSTDIIATTGADGVPTVHPTFSVDASEIGSISTVISPWTGTYTTTYSTELVTATGTDGIITVQTVYHVKTPSTGTTNTKKSAWISNYLQTYSTGGIGSSSADGVSNVQTAIHVKTGEAGNAMKINIPWTGTYTTTYSTGAFTSTGSNGIQTVQTAFYVKTPEMCSSSFGYSNTSSTTSHGTDSNGNKNLQSETSKPLVKVSVTSGNVIGHSTAETNLPISQKTSSNRPTTSKNDDGPVPERGSTANINTPLGTTMNAVGETSGAVSGIIDTETKGKQSKTMSISVGQPVTVSSATSKATSPQPSLNPSIPTFTPSISGASQTATFETRLEDKANKILISPLVVMLLAFL, translated from the coding sequence ATGTGGTTTGCGCTTTTTcaggtattattattaatgGGAATACCATTAGTTGACTGTCAGTCTTTTAACACTGATTTGAATACAGTTTTAGGTTGCGCCCCCAAAACCAATTCATTATCCAAAGGTTTTTCTGTATCTTACTACCATTATCCCCTGATACCAAGTGGTTCATCTGGGTGCTACGTGGATGATCGTAAAACTTTTTTAACGGATGAATATCTACATGGTGGTTATGCAACATATGGAGGTGGCTTAATCGGAAGTAGTACGGGCGTGACTAATTTAACATTTCACTTTCATTTCCCGGGTGGCTGTTTGAGACCTATATTAGGCAGTTTGCCATCTAATTACAATAATCCGCCTCAGTTTTCCATGTCCAATTTTTCTATGTTGATTACGGGGTACTTCTTCGCTCCAAAAACAGGTTTATATGATTTTGCTATAACCAATGGGGACGATGTCATGGATATAAATATGGGTGATGGTAAGGCATTTGGGTGCTGTCAGCTGGAAAGCACTATATCCAATCCTGCACCCTTTGACATTTCTGTTGTTTGGCCTTCATCGACCGGTAGTGGCTCTTTCAATCTAGTAGGAGGTTACTACTACCCATTAAGGATACTTTATATAAACCGCTACTATGAAGCTATTATAGCAATGTCTTTTAAGGATCCAGATGGTGTTGTGCATAACGATTTCGACGGATACGTGTTTACAATCCCTGATGGAGAAAAGTGCCCCGCTCCAGTTGCTACTACGACGTTACCATGGACATTCCAATCCACTACCACTGGAACCGCTATTGGAACCACTACTGGTGTAGATGGTGAAGCCATAACTGAAGATTTTATCGTGGTCAGACTTCCACATATTGAAACTGCTATTGCAATTAATACACCATGGACTGGTACTTACACGACCACTGTAGCAACTGCTACCACCACCGTAACTGGTTCTGACAGAATACCAACTATCGAAACCATTTTTAGTGTAGAGACTCCTCAGGTTGAAACAGCCACTACCATCAATGCAGGATGGACCGGTACTTACACCACCACATATTCGACTGATATTTCCACGGAGACTGGCGCTGATGGCATACCAACTGTCAGAACCAACTTCCTTGTCGAGACTCCTCAAGTCGAAACAGCAACCACAATCAACGCAGGATGGACTGGTACTTACACCACCACTTACTCTACCGATATTTCCACAGAGACTGGTGCTGATGGAGTACCAACTGTTAAGACGAACTTCCTTGTCGAGACTCCTCAGGTTGAAACAGCCACTACAGTTAATATACCATGGACCGGCACTTACACCACCACATATTCGACTACTATTGCCACGGAGACTGGTACTGATGGCATACCAACTGTCAAAACGAACTTCCTTGTAGAGACTCCTCAGGTCGAAACAGCCACTACAGTTAACACACCATGGACCGGTACTTACACTACCACCTACTCCACTGGTATTTCCACAGAGACTGGTGCTGATGGCATACCAATTGTCAGAACCAACTTCCTTGTCGAGACTCCTCAGGTTGAAACAGCAACTACCATCAATGCGGCATGGACCGGTACTTACACCACCACATATTCGACTACTATTTCCACAGAGACTGGTGCTGATGGCATACCAACTGTCAGAACCAACTTCCTTGTCGAGACTCCTCAGGTCGAAACAGCAACCACAATCAATGCAGGATGGACCGGTACTTACACCACCACATATTCGACTGACTTTGTTACTGTCACAGGTATTGATGGTATCATAACTCTCCAAGCTGTGTACCATGTGCAAACACCTACCCTTAAACCTTCCAAATTCGATAATTTGTCATCAACAAGTAATGATACACAAGCTTATTCTACCGACATTATAGCTACCACAGGCGCCGATGGTGTTCCCACTGTCCACCCCACCTTCAGCGTCGATGCTTCAGAGATTGGAAGTATCTCTACGGTTATTTCGCCATGGACTGGAACGTATACCACCACTTACTCAACTGAACTAGTTACAGCAACTGGTACTGACGGTATTATAACTGTTCAAACAGTGTACCATGTAAAAACACCAAGCACTGGAACCACCAATACCAAAAAAAGTGCATGGATCAGCAACTATCTCCAAACATACTCCACTGGCGGTATAGGTAGTAGCAGTGCTGATGGTGTTTCCAATGTTCAGACCGCTATTCATGTCAAGACCGGAGAGGCAGGAAACGCCATGAAAATCAATATCCCATGGACAGGCACTTACACCACCACCTACTCAACAGGAGCCTTCACTTCCACTGGTTCTAACGGTATACAGACTGTTCAAACGGCGTTCTACGTTAAAACTCCAGAGATGTGCTCTTCCAGTTTTGGATACAGTAACACTTCAAGTACTACTTCCCATGGTACCGATTCAAATGGTAATAAAAATCTTCAATCTGAAACATCCAAGCCATTAGTTAAGGTATCTGTTACCTCCGGAAATGTGATAGGCCATTCCACGGCAGAGACAAACTTGCCAATATCTCAAAAAACAAGTTCTAATCGACCAACAACTTCTAAAAACGATGACGGTCCAGTACCAGAAAGAGGTAGTACTGCAAACATCAACACTCCTCTTGGAACCACGATGAATGCCGTTGGGGAAACATCCGGAGCGGTGAGTGGAATAATTGATACTGAAACAAAGGGGAAACAAAGTAAAACAATGTCGATCAGTGTTGGTCAACCAGTAACAGTCAGTTCTGCAACTTCCAAGGCGACTTCTCCTCAACCATCTTTGAATCCATCCATCCCAACTTTTACGCCTTCTATCTCCGGAGCTTCACAAACCGCCACATTTGAGACGCGTTTGGAAGACAAAGCAAACAAGATACTCATTTCTCCTCTGGTGGTAATGTTATTAGCGTTCTTGTGA